From Rhodamnia argentea isolate NSW1041297 chromosome 10, ASM2092103v1, whole genome shotgun sequence, a single genomic window includes:
- the LOC115731263 gene encoding persulfide dioxygenase ETHE1 homolog, mitochondrial-like, whose product MLRVHCLARVSTCCLSPRAAPRPAISISRTRTTAGRGLRWRAVGSTRGYATSCDKLLFRQLFEKESSTYTYLLADVSHPDKPAVLIDPVDKTVDRDLSLVKELGLKLIYAMNTHVHADHVTGTGLIKGKVPGVKSVISKASNARADFLIKTGEKIHFGDLFLEVRATPGHTQGCVTYVTGDGPSQPQPRMAFTGDALLICGCGRTDFQGGSSLQLYQSVHAQIFTLPKDTLVYPAHDYKGFTVSSVGEELLYNPRFLKDEKTFKSIMENLNLSYPKMIDVAVPANMVCGLQDLSAKPAEAASN is encoded by the exons ATGCTTCGCGTCCACTGTCTGGCTCGAGTCTCTACCTGCTGTCTCTCTCCGAGAGCCGCGCCTCGTCCGGCGATCTCGATCTCCAGGACGAGGACGACGGCGGGTCGCGGCCTCAGATGGCGAGCGGTGGGGAGCACCAGAGGGTACGCGACGTCGTGCGATAAGCTCCTCTTCCGTCAGCTCTTCGAGAAGGAGTCGTCCACTTACACTTACCTGCTCGCCGACGTATCTCACCCGGATAAGCCCGCCGTG TTAATTGACCCAGTTGATAAGACAGTTGACAGGGACCTCTCTTTAGTGAAAGAGCTTGGGTTGAAGCTGATATATGCAATGAACACACATGTACATGCTGATCATGTAACTGGGACTGGTTTGATAAAG GGGAAAGTCCCTGGAGTAAAATCTGTCATTTCGAAGGCGAGCAATGCAAGAGCTGACTTTCTTATAAAAACCGGAGAGAAGATTCATTTTGGCGATCTATTCCTTGAG GTCCGGGCTACACCGGGACATACACAAGGATGTGTTACATATGTCACAGGAGATGGACCTAGTCAACCCCAACCAAGGATGGCTTTCACTGGAGATGCCTTGCTAATTTGTGGGTGTGGGAGGACTGATTTCCAG GGTGGAAGTTCACTTCAATTGTACCAGTCGGTGCATGCACAG atttTCACATTACCCAAGGATACATTGGTCTATCCTGCTCATGACTACAAGGGATTCACT GTTAGCTCTGTGGGGGAGGAACTTCTCTACAATCCCAGGTTTTTGAAAGATGAG aaaactttcaaaagtatTATGGAAA ACCTAAATCTCTCTTACCCAAAGATGATTGATGTGGCTGTTCCTGCAAACATGGTCTGTGGGTTGCAAGACCTGTCTGCAAAGCCAGCTGAGGCTGCATCAAACTAG